In Amphiura filiformis chromosome 2, Afil_fr2py, whole genome shotgun sequence, one DNA window encodes the following:
- the LOC140142496 gene encoding uncharacterized protein, whose translation MSWRVGETIHISKDENTSEPANFRPITIKNTSGNLGMGLLAQRTISYLTENEYIDKSIQKGFMEKISGRVEHTEALSEILQGAKKNGKPIVTTWLDLQNAYGTVPHNLI comes from the coding sequence ATGAGTTGGCGGGTGGGAGAAACCATTCATATTTCCAAAGATGAAAATACATCTGAACCTGCCAACTTCAGACCAATCACAATCAAGAATACAAGTGGTAATCTTGGAATGGGACTCCTAGCTCAGAGGACGATAAGCTACCTGACTGAGAATGAATATATTGACAAATCCATCCAGAAAGGGTTCATGGAGAAAATATCAGGACGTGTAGAACATACTGAGGCACTTTCCGAGATACTCCAAGGCGCCAAAAAGAATGGAAAACCGATTGTGACAACGTGGCTTGACCTACAAAATGCATATGGTACCGTGCCACACAACCTCATCTAG